Proteins found in one Mesorhizobium sp. CAU 1732 genomic segment:
- a CDS encoding cold-shock protein produces the protein MGDKASSERRYDAIDEAVGPDDGPEAVLAEISGEIKWFDVAKGYGFILPDDTAIGDVLLHVTCLRKDGFQTALEGARVVCLVRRGDRGLQAFKVLSMDNTNAVHPSEQPLQKTHVAVTAESGLERALVKWFNRTKGFGFLTRGEGTEDIFIHMETLRRYGLTELRPGQVVLVRFGKGDKGLMAAEIHPDMGTLPVSH, from the coding sequence ATGGGGGACAAAGCCTCTTCGGAGAGGCGGTACGACGCCATTGACGAAGCCGTGGGTCCAGATGATGGACCGGAGGCTGTGCTCGCCGAAATATCCGGCGAAATCAAATGGTTCGATGTCGCCAAGGGCTACGGGTTCATCTTGCCCGACGACACCGCCATCGGTGACGTGCTTCTCCATGTGACCTGCCTTCGCAAGGATGGCTTCCAGACCGCGCTTGAGGGCGCGCGCGTGGTCTGCCTCGTTCGTCGCGGCGATCGTGGCCTCCAGGCCTTCAAGGTTCTCTCGATGGACAACACGAACGCCGTCCATCCGTCCGAGCAGCCGCTTCAGAAAACCCACGTCGCGGTGACGGCCGAGAGCGGGCTCGAACGCGCTCTGGTGAAATGGTTCAACCGCACCAAGGGTTTTGGCTTCCTGACGCGCGGTGAAGGCACCGAGGACATCTTCATCCACATGGAGACGTTGCGCCGATACGGCCTGACAGAGCTTCGACCGGGCCAGGTGGTGCTGGTGCGCTTCGGCAAAGGCGACAAGGGCCTTATGGCTGCCGAAATTCATCCCGATATGGGGACACTGCCGGTTTCGCATTGA
- a CDS encoding DUF192 domain-containing protein translates to MLRMIWILAVVLTVALSPGVSSQAYSQVRIDDGQPMLLPVDAVPLVAETKDGAREFTIEIADDDRERSAGLMFRTEMDDMHGMLFVFEQTRRVSFWMKNTPMPLDLIFIRDDGTVAAVLPGEPFSTASIGPGESVRFVLELKAGTAQKTGIVSDVRLRHPRIDSVADGD, encoded by the coding sequence ATGTTGCGTATGATCTGGATTTTGGCCGTCGTGCTGACGGTCGCACTGTCTCCCGGGGTCTCATCCCAGGCCTATAGTCAGGTGCGCATCGATGACGGGCAGCCGATGCTGCTGCCCGTCGATGCCGTTCCCCTCGTGGCCGAAACGAAGGACGGAGCGCGCGAATTCACCATCGAGATCGCCGATGACGACCGCGAGCGCTCGGCCGGCCTGATGTTCCGCACCGAGATGGACGACATGCACGGCATGCTGTTCGTGTTCGAGCAGACGCGTCGCGTCTCTTTCTGGATGAAGAACACGCCGATGCCGCTCGACCTGATCTTCATCCGGGACGATGGCACCGTCGCGGCGGTGCTGCCGGGCGAGCCTTTTTCCACGGCCTCGATCGGGCCCGGAGAGTCGGTCCGGTTCGTTCTTGAACTGAAGGCTGGAACCGCGCAGAAGACAGGCATCGTCAGCGACGTCCGGCTGCGCCATCCGCGCATCGACAGCGTTGCGGATGGTGACTGA
- a CDS encoding alpha/beta hydrolase translates to MHSFTHDGFDLAFIDRAPETGSGEPVLLIHGFASTHHVNWVAPGWVKTLSEAGYRVIAFDHRGHGKSTKSYDPDDYTPDAMADDASALLDHLSIDRAHVFGYSMGARVSTFLALRHPEKVATLILGGLGYGMVDGVGDWDPIAEALMADDATTIDHPRGKMFRTFADQTKSDRKALAACIAKSRELLSEDELAGITQPTLVGVGTRDDIAGSAKKLADLMPDAEAFDIEGRDHMLAVGDRTFKAKVLEFLKAHPLG, encoded by the coding sequence ATGCACAGTTTCACGCACGACGGCTTCGACCTCGCCTTCATCGACCGCGCGCCGGAAACGGGTAGCGGCGAGCCCGTCCTCCTGATTCACGGCTTCGCGTCGACCCATCATGTGAACTGGGTCGCGCCGGGTTGGGTCAAGACGCTGAGCGAGGCCGGCTATCGCGTCATCGCCTTCGACCATCGCGGGCACGGGAAATCCACCAAGAGCTACGATCCCGACGACTATACGCCGGACGCCATGGCCGACGATGCGTCGGCTTTGCTCGACCATTTGTCGATCGATCGCGCGCACGTCTTTGGCTATTCCATGGGCGCGCGGGTCTCGACGTTTCTCGCGCTTCGGCACCCAGAGAAAGTCGCCACCCTGATCCTCGGCGGCCTTGGCTATGGCATGGTCGATGGCGTCGGTGACTGGGATCCGATCGCCGAGGCCCTGATGGCCGACGATGCGACGACGATCGACCATCCGCGCGGCAAGATGTTCCGGACATTCGCCGACCAGACGAAGAGCGATCGCAAGGCGCTGGCCGCCTGCATCGCGAAGTCGCGCGAACTGCTGAGCGAAGACGAACTCGCGGGAATCACGCAGCCGACGCTCGTGGGCGTGGGCACCAGGGATGACATCGCCGGCTCGGCGAAGAAGCTCGCGGACCTGATGCCGGATGCCGAAGCCTTCGACATTGAAGGGCGCGACCACATGCTGGCGGTCGGCGACCGCACCTTCAAGGCGAAGGTGCTTGAATTCCTGAAAGCCCATCCGCTCGGCTAG
- a CDS encoding crosslink repair DNA glycosylase YcaQ family protein, protein MSILVSNRQARRHLLHLAGLEGRSAGPLRKDTLSQLIRDLGFVQVDSVNVLERAHHHILFSRGQTYRRRDLQSLLEKDGDLFENWTHDASIIPGAFFPYWRHRFARQKERLRERWKDHFGTEGFDDDIARVHDLITRDGAKMARDFEGDRPSTGWWDWHPSKAALEYLWRTGELAIARRDGFQKVYDLTERVIPAAHRAQEVDHDAFVDWACREALHRLGFATRGEIASFWALLSPSEVDEWIARNRHDLVPVRVEGIDGKPRAGFSLPGAVDVALEAPTPLDRVRILSPFDPLLRDRSRTERIFGFHYRIEIFVPEAKRRYGYYVYPVLRGDNAIGRIDVKADRERDALVVRAFWPERGVRASKILTTKLETELERLRRFAGVSSVVFEDGWMKSGDASRADGLSGIQAPSP, encoded by the coding sequence ATGTCGATTCTCGTCTCCAACCGCCAGGCCAGGCGGCACCTTCTCCACCTCGCCGGGCTCGAAGGCCGCAGCGCGGGGCCGCTTCGCAAGGATACGCTGTCGCAGTTGATCCGCGATCTCGGCTTCGTGCAGGTCGACAGCGTCAATGTGCTGGAGCGCGCCCATCATCACATCCTGTTCTCACGCGGCCAGACCTATCGCCGCCGCGACCTGCAATCACTTCTCGAAAAGGACGGCGACCTCTTCGAGAACTGGACGCATGACGCGTCGATCATTCCCGGCGCCTTCTTCCCCTATTGGCGCCATCGCTTCGCGCGCCAGAAGGAGCGGCTGCGCGAACGCTGGAAGGATCATTTCGGCACCGAAGGCTTCGACGACGACATCGCCCGCGTGCACGATCTCATCACGCGAGACGGCGCCAAGATGGCCCGCGACTTCGAGGGCGACAGGCCAAGCACCGGCTGGTGGGACTGGCATCCGTCGAAGGCCGCGCTCGAATATCTCTGGCGGACGGGCGAACTCGCCATCGCGCGGCGCGACGGTTTCCAGAAAGTCTACGATCTCACCGAGCGGGTGATTCCGGCTGCGCACCGCGCGCAGGAAGTGGATCACGACGCCTTCGTCGACTGGGCATGCCGCGAGGCGCTGCACCGGCTCGGTTTCGCCACGCGCGGCGAGATCGCGTCATTCTGGGCATTGCTGTCGCCGTCCGAGGTGGACGAATGGATCGCCCGCAACCGCCACGACCTCGTTCCCGTTCGCGTCGAAGGCATAGACGGCAAACCGCGTGCGGGCTTCTCGCTGCCCGGCGCGGTGGATGTCGCGCTGGAAGCCCCGACGCCGCTTGACCGCGTCCGCATCCTCAGCCCGTTCGATCCGCTGTTGCGCGACCGATCCCGGACAGAGCGCATCTTCGGCTTTCACTACCGGATCGAGATCTTCGTGCCGGAGGCCAAGCGCCGATACGGCTACTACGTCTACCCCGTTCTGCGCGGCGACAACGCGATCGGGCGCATCGACGTCAAGGCGGACCGGGAGCGCGACGCGCTTGTGGTTCGCGCCTTCTGGCCCGAGCGCGGCGTCCGCGCCTCTAAAATCCTCACCACCAAGCTCGAAACGGAACTCGAGCGCCTGCGCCGCTTTGCCGGCGTTTCGAGCGTCGTGTTCGAGGATGGCTGGATGAAAAGCGGCGACGCTAGCCGAGCGGATGGGCTTTCAGGAATTCAAGCACCTTCGCCTTGA
- a CDS encoding enoyl-CoA hydratase-related protein codes for MQIQDDPQSDSLRVDVENGIATITIDRPRRKNAMTQAMWQRLPGIIDDLTASASSRAIILTGSGADFCAGADIAEFDDVRGDAAKARVYEAYNSAAFAAVRNSTLPVVAAIRGICFGGGFGLAAACDLRLATPDAAFSVPAAKLGLAYPVDAMADIVNAVGPQVARYLAYSAARLDAAAALRAGFLMEVVSGDLDARVGEIAATIARNAPLSIRASKASIQAVLTGAPGDAALAGEFGDRTFESVDYAEGRAAFREKRPPVFRGI; via the coding sequence ATGCAAATTCAAGATGACCCGCAAAGCGATTCCCTTCGCGTCGACGTCGAAAACGGCATCGCAACGATCACGATCGATCGCCCGCGACGCAAAAATGCGATGACGCAGGCAATGTGGCAACGCCTGCCCGGAATCATCGACGATCTGACGGCCTCCGCGTCATCCCGAGCGATCATCCTGACCGGAAGCGGCGCGGATTTCTGCGCCGGCGCCGACATCGCCGAGTTCGATGATGTGCGTGGCGATGCAGCCAAGGCGCGGGTCTACGAGGCGTACAATTCCGCAGCCTTCGCCGCCGTGCGCAATAGCACCCTTCCCGTCGTCGCAGCCATTCGCGGCATCTGCTTTGGCGGCGGTTTCGGACTGGCGGCCGCGTGCGACCTGCGTCTTGCAACGCCCGATGCCGCCTTCAGCGTACCCGCGGCAAAGCTCGGGCTTGCCTATCCCGTCGATGCGATGGCCGACATCGTCAACGCCGTCGGGCCTCAGGTGGCACGGTATCTCGCCTACTCCGCCGCGCGTCTCGACGCGGCGGCGGCTTTGCGCGCAGGCTTCCTGATGGAGGTCGTCAGCGGTGATCTCGACGCGCGTGTCGGCGAAATCGCCGCGACCATCGCCCGCAATGCGCCCCTGTCGATCCGCGCATCCAAGGCCTCGATTCAGGCAGTGCTGACAGGCGCGCCTGGCGACGCGGCGCTCGCAGGCGAATTCGGCGACCGAACCTTCGAGAGCGTGGACTACGCCGAAGGCCGTGCTGCCTTTCGCGAAAAGCGCCCGCCTGTCTTCAGGGGCATCTGA